One region of Acropora muricata isolate sample 2 chromosome 13, ASM3666990v1, whole genome shotgun sequence genomic DNA includes:
- the LOC136895398 gene encoding uncharacterized protein, which yields MESDVACELFQRSSKCGIKYDKYIGDDDSTTLAQLKAKVDYGLEKLSDFIHTKRSLNTRLYNISQRQKFDNSSILSQKVINYLVKCFSYCVHQHRNQPQELSREIKTIVPHAFGNHEKCSLKWCRFKQDPVGYIHNELPHGKDLHGTSLQQALQNLFDEHATETVTTKLAPCMDSQRNESLNGIIGSKNLKIRHYGGSESSDFRTACGVAQHNEGHKFVNKTLLKAGITPGTFCLNHQHREDLKSIKDKIRKKSVAYKRRRRQLHLKTIKTTTSHERREGPSYAPNIGLFLDVNQTSTNSQRETNSSVLQILKKVNLTTCKLQLPNYEDLIPSSEVRPAFTEILFDPQKTYRFVVFDIETASTARTTELLQLSAITEDGKASFSEYILPKNSISSTASAIHNITVGISGDQRKLYKDGKELPAITILTCLTRFVQFLKTIYNMKPVDNIVLIGHNSFVFDTPRLLRNGGREFSNKLQEMKVLFTDSLPIVKFIRSQPNNVLKSSPNNKLGSVYKALFNCEFPAHDALEDVKALRRILFSQPLEASSEIIVNRGKTCLPNEALEASTFLERRQKVVETYSGKLYLPNGSLKLTTIQKLVDAGLAFSTLQAIYTKFGINGLYRIIALPPSSRDSSCHQTKSPRITSNRRIISSVLSYFHEP from the coding sequence ATGGAATCTGATGTTGCTTGTGAACTTTTCCAGCGCTCCTCAAAATGTGGCATTAAATATGACAAGTACATTGGAGATGATGATTCCACTACATTAGCCCAGCTCAAAGCGAAAGTAGACTATGGCCTCGAAAAACTCTCCGATTTCATTCATACAAAACGTTCTTTAAACACTAGGTTGTACAACATTAGCCAGCGTCAAAAATTTGATAACTCTTCAATCCTATCTCAAAAAGTCATAAACTACCTTGTCAAGTGTTTCTCATATTGTGTCCATCAACACAGAAACCAACCTCAAGAGCTCAGTAGAGAAATTAAGACAATTGTTCCACATGCTTTTGGAAATCACGAGAAATGCTCATTAAAGTGGTGTAGATTCAAACAGGATCCAGTGGGGTACATCCATAATGAGTTACCACATGGGAAAGACCTTCATGGTACAAGCCTGCAACAGGCACTACAAAACCTGTTTGATGAACATGCAACTGAGACTGTTACTACCAAACTAGCCCCATGTATGGATTCACAGAGGAATGAATCCCTCAATGGAATCATTGGTTCAAAGAATCTAAAGATCAGACATTATGGAGGAAGTGAAAGCAGCGACTTTCGCACAGCTTGTGGGGTAGCGCAACATAATGAAGGGCACAAGTTTGTCAACAAAACACTGTTAAAAGCTGGAATAACTCCAGGAACCTTCTGTCTAAACCATCAACACCGAGAAGACCTCAAATCAATTAAGGACAAAATAAGGAAGAAGAGTGTGGCATACAAACGAAGAAGAAGGCAGCTTCACTTGAAAACCATCAAAACAACTACAAGCCATGAGAGACGAGAGGGACCCAGTTATGCACCCAATATAGGACTTTTTCTTGACGTCAACCAAACTTCAACAAACTCACAAAGGGAAACTAACTCATCAGTCCTGCAGATTCTTAAGAAAGTTAACCTTACCACTTGCAAACTACAACTACCAAACTATGAAGACTTAATTCCTTCCTCTGAAGTGAGACCAGCGTTTACCGAAATTCTCTTTGATCCCCAAAAAACCTACAGGTTTGTTGTCTTCGATATTGAAACAGCTTCTACTGCAAGAACTACTGAACTTCTTCAATTGTCTGCAATAACAGAAGACGGAAAAGCCTCCTTTTCTGAATATATCCTTCCAAAAAATTCTATCAGCAGCACTGCATCGGCCATTCACAACATAACTGTAGGCATTTCGGGAGATCAAAGGAAATTATATAAAGATGGAAAAGAACTACCTGCGATAACAATACTAACCTGCCTCACTCGCTTTGTACAGTTCCTAAAAACTATCTACAACATGAAACCTGTCGATAATATAGTTCTCATTGGACACAACTCTTTCGTGTTCGATACCCCAAGACTCCTTCGTAATGGAGGCCGTGAATTTTCTAATAAGCTGCAGGAAATGAAAGTGTTGTTCACTGACAGTCTTCCAATAGTAAAATTCATTAGAAGTCAACCAAACAACGTCCTGAAATCCTCGCCGAACAACAAATTAGGTTCTGTCTACAAAGCATTGTTCAATTGTGAATTTCCAGCTCACGACGCTCTAGAGGACGTAAAAGCACTTCGAAGAATTCTGTTTTCACAGCCACTTGAAGCAAGCTCTGAAATTATCGTTAATCGCGGAAAAACATGTCTACCGAACGAAGCCCTTGAAGCATCAACATTCCTTGAGCGACGACAGAAAGTTGTGGAAACATACAGCGGGAAACTCTATCTTCCAAATGGTTCACTGAAGTTGACTACAATCCAGAAGTTAGTAGATGCTGGTCTAGCTTTTAGCACTCTTCAAGCCATTTATACAAAATTTGGAATCAACGGTTTGTATAGAATTATTGCACTCCCGCCATCGAGTCGCGACTCCTCGTGTCACCAAACCAAGTCGCCAAGAATCACTTCAAACAGAAGAATAATCTCCTCAGTGTTAAGTTACTTTCACGAACCTTGA